From Granulicella sp. WH15, the proteins below share one genomic window:
- a CDS encoding biopolymer transporter Tol, which translates to MFAATLCAGTRLLPAQAAAVQTPGTPEVPDWALPGSPTHKQYAPPVDFHRATKTFDQPIGVFQGQSDIGGPLVPGSATYDAATKQYTINSAGYNIWYTRDEFRFLWKKMSGDISLAADGTFPIPSTPHDRKIVLILRQDLEDDSKEIMVGEHGTGMVHLAARSQKNAEIKDMQYRIGGSLLPAVMPQRIGIQKHGDEVAMFISVKGEPMHQFGPPLSIHFDGPFYVGVGFCSHYPVTVDTGVLANVTLENSAEKLH; encoded by the coding sequence ATGTTCGCGGCAACGTTATGTGCCGGAACGCGACTTCTACCTGCACAAGCGGCGGCGGTCCAGACACCGGGAACGCCAGAGGTGCCAGATTGGGCGCTCCCGGGTTCACCAACCCACAAGCAATATGCGCCTCCCGTCGACTTCCACCGGGCGACGAAGACATTCGACCAGCCGATCGGCGTATTTCAGGGGCAGTCTGATATCGGCGGACCGCTCGTACCCGGAAGCGCAACATACGACGCGGCAACCAAGCAGTACACGATCAACTCCGCCGGGTATAACATCTGGTACACGCGCGACGAATTCCGTTTTCTCTGGAAGAAGATGTCTGGCGATATCTCGCTGGCGGCCGATGGAACCTTCCCAATCCCTTCGACGCCACATGACCGTAAGATCGTTCTCATCCTGCGCCAGGACCTGGAGGACGACTCCAAAGAAATTATGGTTGGCGAGCATGGCACGGGCATGGTGCACCTAGCCGCGCGTTCGCAGAAGAACGCCGAGATCAAGGACATGCAATATCGAATCGGAGGCAGCCTTCTGCCTGCGGTCATGCCGCAGCGCATCGGTATCCAAAAACATGGAGATGAAGTCGCCATGTTCATCTCGGTCAAGGGAGAACCGATGCATCAGTTCGGTCCGCCGCTGAGCATCCACTTCGATGGGCCGTTCTATGTCGGAGTCGGTTTTTGTTCGCACTACCCAGTGACCGTTGATACCGGCGTGCTCGCCAATGTCACGCTGGAAAACAGCGCTGAAAAGCTGCATTGA
- a CDS encoding carboxypeptidase-like regulatory domain-containing protein translates to MIQESIYTSRNENLLHLNHTPAGLLGIGRRTLRTLTVLVAFLAAISGQSIGQTTTGSVYGTVTDQTDAVIPNAAITITSVQTGITQTSSSNDSGNYLFPALPTGDYTVAVQSPGFGSQTQKATHLDANQNINVSFKLRPGNTSQTITVDSAGALVETRDSQLTTTVDQKRIEDLPLNGRAAYSLVQLVPGVTTYSAQSVVGDFNGTKFSVNGNRTNEDSYYLDGAFNTALFNQGGLLVPNPDALQEFRLLTSDFDAEYGRFPGAVVNAITRSGTNEFHGSVYDYFRNSALNLKNYFNLIVTPLKQNQFGGTFGGPIIHKKAFIFGSYEGLQIRTPTIIAPSSVSLPTPAQAKGDFSALPASKWPKMANGAPYSCNGVQGVICPALLDPVAQGLLKYVPLADPVTGLSPQQEASANTSANQYLIRVDVQPTSSHLLSGTFFRSTGLINNPGQSSNQILDYSVGGQHDSQSNVVLSDVWTISANKLNTIRPFYTLSHAYISQELPAVTWDQLGSTVGYGALPFSSPVIAITGYFQMGLAAPGNDNAYQQTIGIEDTFNWNIGNHAIKLGGSFFWNIMREQGSYLSGGLVTFNGYQTTNALADFLLGNALSLRQNNGIFHTLHNPDPALFVQDNWRATHKLTLDLGLRWEAFYGFSGQNNFGTFMPNVQSTRFPNAPLGLLTAGDPGIPDGIINTQYKNFAPRVGFGYDVFGDGKTAVRGAYGIFYADRAAGQITNTEQQPFILDNTISHTPNLIAPYAPGTDPFPYQGMYGPSVNPNPAVFFPGATLSGVKPGAGFPYVHQYNLTIERQLSTDWSLRVAYVGSLSRKFFISRDQNAPIYTPGASTSTAGLNARRPYQPTPNSYVFGSIVQNADAGNATYNALQTTLTKRLTHGFSFLASYVYAKSLDISSIDPANITLTLSDQNNLSRDRAPSDYDIPHVFVASYIWETPKVNSLGVFGRYVLSDWQVNGITTLRKGTPFTVTSGVDSNLDGISTDRPNEVGNPFRGGLNRAQKIQGFFNTAAFAQVPAGTPYGNTARNSLFGPGLVNTDFSGFKNFPAWRESTVQFRAEVFNLFNNVNLSNPNGTLTSPLFGKISGSATARQIQFALKVSF, encoded by the coding sequence ATGATCCAAGAATCGATATACACTTCCAGAAATGAAAATCTGCTTCATTTGAATCACACGCCAGCAGGCCTACTGGGAATAGGCAGAAGAACTCTAAGAACTCTTACGGTGCTTGTCGCTTTCCTGGCCGCAATTTCAGGTCAGTCGATCGGGCAGACGACAACCGGGTCAGTGTACGGGACTGTAACAGATCAGACTGACGCAGTAATTCCAAATGCTGCGATCACTATCACTAGCGTTCAGACGGGCATCACCCAGACCAGTTCATCTAACGACTCTGGCAATTATCTTTTTCCGGCGCTTCCGACAGGAGACTACACGGTTGCAGTACAAAGTCCTGGTTTCGGCAGTCAGACTCAGAAGGCGACCCATCTGGATGCAAACCAGAACATTAACGTGAGTTTCAAACTGCGCCCGGGGAATACATCGCAGACCATCACAGTCGACTCGGCAGGTGCACTGGTCGAAACACGAGACTCTCAGTTGACGACCACGGTTGACCAGAAGCGGATTGAAGATCTTCCCCTTAACGGAAGAGCTGCTTATAGCCTCGTCCAGCTCGTCCCAGGGGTCACCACTTACAGCGCACAGTCCGTGGTCGGCGACTTCAACGGGACGAAGTTCAGCGTGAACGGGAATCGCACGAACGAAGATTCGTACTACCTGGATGGGGCGTTCAATACGGCGCTTTTCAACCAAGGCGGATTGCTCGTTCCCAATCCGGATGCACTACAGGAGTTCCGCCTGCTGACGAGCGACTTTGACGCGGAGTACGGTCGCTTCCCGGGCGCTGTCGTGAACGCCATCACGCGCTCGGGGACCAACGAGTTTCACGGTTCTGTTTACGATTACTTCCGAAACAGTGCCCTGAACCTGAAGAACTATTTCAATCTTATTGTCACTCCATTGAAACAGAACCAGTTCGGCGGAACTTTCGGTGGTCCGATCATTCACAAAAAAGCTTTTATCTTCGGCTCGTATGAGGGACTGCAGATCAGAACGCCCACAATCATCGCCCCAAGCAGTGTGTCTTTGCCCACCCCGGCCCAGGCCAAAGGCGACTTCTCGGCTCTTCCCGCGAGCAAGTGGCCCAAGATGGCCAATGGGGCACCGTACAGCTGCAATGGAGTACAGGGAGTCATCTGTCCGGCCCTGCTTGACCCGGTCGCACAAGGCTTGCTCAAGTACGTCCCGTTAGCGGACCCGGTCACCGGCTTATCACCCCAGCAAGAGGCCTCCGCGAATACCAGCGCAAATCAGTACTTGATTCGCGTTGACGTCCAACCGACCAGCAGCCATCTGCTCTCCGGAACATTCTTCCGGTCAACCGGATTGATCAATAATCCCGGCCAGTCTTCCAACCAGATTCTGGATTACAGCGTGGGAGGCCAGCACGATTCGCAGTCCAATGTAGTCCTGAGCGACGTATGGACGATCTCCGCAAACAAGCTCAACACCATTCGTCCTTTCTACACTTTGAGTCACGCTTACATCAGTCAGGAGCTGCCAGCTGTTACCTGGGACCAACTCGGCAGCACGGTCGGATATGGAGCACTCCCGTTCTCCTCTCCGGTCATCGCGATCACCGGCTATTTTCAGATGGGATTGGCTGCGCCGGGTAACGATAACGCTTATCAACAGACGATTGGGATTGAAGACACCTTCAACTGGAATATCGGAAACCATGCGATCAAGCTGGGTGGTTCTTTCTTCTGGAACATCATGCGCGAACAGGGATCTTATCTTTCGGGCGGATTAGTGACCTTCAACGGGTATCAAACGACGAATGCATTGGCCGATTTTCTACTCGGCAATGCATTATCCCTGCGGCAGAACAACGGCATCTTCCATACACTGCATAATCCCGACCCGGCTCTTTTTGTACAGGATAACTGGCGGGCTACACATAAACTGACCCTGGACCTCGGACTGCGTTGGGAAGCCTTCTACGGATTTTCCGGACAGAACAACTTCGGCACGTTCATGCCCAATGTCCAGTCAACGCGCTTTCCTAATGCGCCGCTCGGTTTGTTGACGGCTGGAGATCCGGGTATACCGGATGGCATCATAAACACTCAATACAAAAATTTTGCACCTAGGGTCGGATTTGGCTACGACGTTTTTGGAGATGGGAAGACTGCGGTCCGCGGCGCTTACGGGATCTTCTATGCTGACAGGGCGGCCGGACAGATCACGAATACGGAACAGCAGCCGTTCATCCTGGACAATACGATTTCACATACGCCTAACCTCATTGCACCCTATGCCCCTGGTACAGATCCTTTTCCTTACCAGGGAATGTATGGTCCATCGGTCAATCCCAATCCCGCAGTCTTCTTTCCGGGCGCTACTCTGAGCGGCGTCAAGCCGGGCGCGGGTTTCCCGTATGTGCATCAGTACAACCTGACCATCGAGCGTCAGTTGAGCACAGACTGGAGTCTCCGAGTCGCTTATGTGGGTAGCCTGTCGCGCAAGTTTTTTATCTCACGAGATCAAAACGCACCGATTTATACTCCTGGCGCCAGCACGTCAACAGCGGGACTCAATGCCCGGCGTCCGTATCAACCCACGCCAAACAGCTATGTCTTCGGCTCAATTGTTCAAAATGCTGATGCTGGCAATGCCACGTATAACGCGCTCCAAACAACGCTCACCAAGCGGTTGACACATGGGTTTTCATTTTTAGCCAGCTATGTTTATGCCAAGTCTCTCGATATCAGTTCGATCGACCCAGCCAATATTACCCTGACATTATCGGATCAGAACAACCTCTCCAGAGATCGCGCACCATCTGACTATGACATCCCGCATGTTTTCGTAGCGTCTTACATTTGGGAAACTCCAAAGGTAAACAGCCTTGGAGTGTTTGGGAGGTATGTCTTGAGCGATTGGCAGGTCAATGGGATCACGACGCTCCGAAAAGGGACGCCGTTCACTGTGACCTCCGGCGTGGACTCTAATCTCGATGGGATCTCTACCGATCGACCCAATGAGGTTGGAAATCCGTTCCGGGGAGGGCTGAATCGAGCGCAGAAGATTCAGGGATTCTTTAATACGGCAGCGTTTGCGCAGGTACCGGCTGGTACACCTTACGGCAATACCGCAAGAAACTCGCTGTTTGGCCCTGGGCTCGTCAATACAGACTTCTCTGGATTCAAGAATTTTCCGGCTTGGAGAGAATCTACAGTGCAGTTCCGCGCAGAGGTGTTCAATCTCTTCAACAATGTCAATCTCAGCAATCCAAATGGAACTCTGACCAGTCCGTTGTTCGGAAAAATTAGTGGCTCTGCAACGGCTCGCCAGATCCAGTTCGCTCTTAAGGTTTCATTCTAG